Proteins from a genomic interval of Cupriavidus sp. WKF15:
- the gcvA gene encoding transcriptional regulator GcvA has protein sequence MDRLPPLNALRAFEAAARHLSITVAAQELHVTPGAVSRQIRALEDGLGVQLLHRGHRQITLTHTGEDYYRAVTRAMDELREATRRLGKRARRKQLKVRAYTTFAMRWLIPRLSSFHAANPGIEVLLTATLDPVDFRKEDIDGAIRLGDGKWPGVNAYRLVSNVLVPVCSPALLSGARKVRKPADLQHHTLLHSVARPDDWAHWLRAAGADRDVDVRGGMTYQSSAMAYAAAIEGLGFAIAQRFLVTGDLAAGTLVAPFRQVVDMGEFTYYLLTPADRRESPSMATFRTWLLAQFAAQG, from the coding sequence ATGGATCGACTTCCTCCCCTCAATGCCCTGCGGGCCTTCGAAGCCGCGGCGCGGCACCTGAGCATCACGGTCGCCGCGCAGGAACTGCACGTCACGCCCGGGGCCGTCAGCCGCCAGATACGCGCGCTGGAGGACGGGCTGGGCGTGCAATTGCTGCACCGCGGTCATCGCCAGATCACGCTGACCCATACCGGCGAGGACTACTACCGGGCCGTGACCCGCGCCATGGACGAACTGCGCGAAGCCACGCGCCGGCTGGGCAAGCGCGCCAGGCGCAAGCAGCTCAAGGTGCGCGCATACACGACCTTTGCGATGCGCTGGCTGATCCCGCGGCTGTCGAGCTTCCACGCGGCCAACCCGGGCATCGAGGTGCTGCTGACCGCCACGCTCGATCCGGTCGATTTCCGCAAGGAGGACATCGACGGGGCCATCCGGCTCGGCGATGGCAAGTGGCCGGGCGTGAATGCCTACCGGCTGGTATCCAACGTGCTGGTGCCGGTGTGCAGCCCCGCGCTGCTGTCGGGCGCTCGCAAGGTCAGGAAGCCGGCTGACCTGCAGCACCATACGCTGCTGCACTCGGTCGCCCGCCCTGATGACTGGGCGCACTGGCTGCGTGCCGCAGGGGCGGACCGCGATGTCGATGTGCGGGGCGGGATGACCTACCAGAGCTCGGCCATGGCCTATGCGGCAGCGATAGAGGGGCTCGGCTTCGCCATCGCGCAGCGCTTCCTGGTGACGGGGGACCTGGCCGCTGGCACGCTGGTGGCACCGTTCCGCCAGGTGGTGGACATGGGCGAATTCACCTACTACCTGCTGACCCCGGCGGACCGCCGCGAAAGTCCCAGCATGGCGACGTTTCGCACGTGGTTGCTGGCGCAGTTCGCGGCACAGGGATGA
- a CDS encoding oxidoreductase gives MSNITTTASANTSKVWFITGASRGFGLEIARAALARGDRVVAAARRPQAVTDALGEHDHLLAVALDVNSDEQAIAAAEAAVSRFGRIDVLVNNAGYGLLGAVEEASREEVQNQFATNVFGLLGVTRAVLPQMRRQRSGHVINISSIGGYAAYPGWGVYGATKFAVEGLTEALAAELAPLGVHATVVEPGFFRTDFLDASSLVRVGSEIAEYVDTVGAMRGHMDSANHQQPGDPTKLAAALLTLADSDTPPVRLPLGSDTVARITAKNRKVEAELDAWHAVAVSTDLVAASS, from the coding sequence ATGTCCAATATCACCACCACCGCTTCCGCCAACACCAGCAAGGTCTGGTTCATCACCGGCGCCTCGCGCGGCTTCGGTCTGGAGATTGCACGTGCCGCACTGGCCCGCGGCGACCGCGTCGTCGCCGCGGCGCGCCGGCCGCAAGCCGTCACCGATGCGCTGGGCGAGCATGACCATCTGCTGGCCGTGGCGCTCGACGTCAACAGCGACGAGCAGGCCATTGCCGCAGCCGAGGCCGCCGTGTCGCGCTTCGGCCGCATCGACGTGCTGGTCAACAACGCTGGCTACGGCCTGCTGGGCGCGGTAGAGGAGGCCTCGCGCGAGGAGGTACAGAACCAGTTCGCGACCAATGTGTTCGGCCTGCTCGGCGTGACGCGTGCGGTGCTGCCGCAGATGCGCCGCCAGCGCAGCGGCCACGTCATCAATATCTCGTCGATCGGCGGCTATGCGGCCTACCCGGGCTGGGGGGTGTACGGCGCCACCAAGTTCGCCGTGGAGGGCCTGACCGAGGCGCTGGCCGCGGAACTCGCGCCGCTGGGCGTCCATGCCACGGTGGTCGAACCGGGCTTCTTCCGCACGGACTTCCTCGATGCCAGCTCGCTGGTACGTGTGGGCAGCGAGATTGCTGAGTACGTCGATACCGTGGGCGCGATGCGCGGACACATGGACTCGGCCAACCACCAGCAGCCGGGCGATCCGACCAAGCTGGCAGCGGCGTTGCTGACGCTGGCTGACAGCGACACGCCGCCGGTTCGCCTGCCGCTCGGCTCCGATACCGTGGCCCGGATCACGGCCAAGAACCGAAAGGTGGAGGCCGAACTGGATGCCTGGCACGCCGTAGCGGTTTCCACCGATCTCGTGGCGGCATCGAGCTGA
- a CDS encoding cation acetate symporter — translation MKPIVQNLRHLPMLFMGLASSAALAAPAIQGEATRRPLNWSAIVMFMLFVLFTLGITRWAARRTRSASDFYAAGGGLTGFQNGLAIAGDMVSAASFLGISAMMFDKGYDGLIYALGVVAGWPIILFIVAERLRNLGRYTFADVVSYRLSQKPVRITAAFGTLTVVIMYLVAQMVGAGKLIELLFGTSYESAVVIVGLLMVLYVLFGGMLATTWVQIIKAVLLLGGVTFMAIMVLAHFGYSPEAMFAGAARVHDKGLAILSPGGLVSNPIDAISLGVGMMFGTAGLPHILMRFFTVADAREARKSVLYATGFIGYFYVLILVVGFGAIVMVGGDPAYRDAAGKLVGGSNMVAVHLAHAIGGDLFLGFISAVAFATILAVVAGLALSGASAVSHDLYANVFRQGRANEKDEIRVSKAATVVIGLLAMVLGVLFEKQNIAFLSGLVLAIAASVNFPVLFLSMFWKGLTTKGAVAGSVAGLASAVALLVLGPTVWVGLLHHDKPIFPYANPALFSMTLAFVCAWLVSVLDKSAQAAAERRRFGAQFVRSMTGIGAAGASQH, via the coding sequence ATGAAGCCGATCGTCCAAAACTTGCGCCACCTGCCCATGTTGTTCATGGGCCTGGCCAGCAGCGCCGCGCTGGCAGCTCCGGCAATCCAGGGCGAAGCCACGCGCCGGCCGCTGAACTGGAGCGCCATCGTGATGTTCATGCTGTTCGTGCTGTTCACGCTTGGCATCACGCGCTGGGCCGCGCGGCGCACGCGCTCGGCATCGGACTTCTACGCCGCCGGCGGCGGCCTGACCGGCTTCCAGAACGGCCTGGCGATTGCCGGCGATATGGTCTCGGCTGCGTCGTTTCTCGGCATCTCGGCGATGATGTTCGACAAGGGCTATGACGGGTTGATCTACGCGCTTGGCGTGGTGGCTGGCTGGCCGATCATCCTGTTCATCGTCGCGGAGCGGCTGCGCAACCTCGGCCGCTATACGTTTGCCGACGTGGTGTCATACCGCCTGTCGCAGAAGCCCGTGCGCATCACGGCCGCCTTCGGCACGCTGACGGTCGTGATCATGTACCTGGTCGCGCAGATGGTCGGCGCCGGCAAGCTGATCGAACTGTTGTTCGGCACCAGCTATGAATCGGCGGTGGTCATCGTCGGCCTGCTGATGGTGCTGTACGTGCTGTTCGGCGGCATGCTGGCCACGACATGGGTGCAGATCATCAAGGCCGTGCTGCTGCTGGGCGGGGTCACGTTCATGGCGATCATGGTGCTGGCCCATTTCGGCTACAGCCCCGAGGCCATGTTCGCGGGCGCCGCCAGGGTCCATGACAAGGGCCTGGCGATCCTGTCGCCGGGCGGGCTGGTGTCCAATCCGATCGACGCCATTTCGCTCGGCGTTGGCATGATGTTCGGCACGGCAGGCTTGCCGCACATCCTGATGCGCTTCTTCACCGTGGCGGATGCCAGGGAAGCCCGCAAGTCCGTGCTGTATGCCACCGGCTTCATCGGCTATTTCTACGTGCTGATCCTCGTCGTGGGCTTCGGCGCCATCGTCATGGTCGGCGGCGATCCGGCCTATCGCGATGCGGCCGGCAAGCTGGTCGGCGGCAGCAATATGGTGGCGGTGCACCTCGCGCATGCGATCGGCGGGGACCTGTTCCTCGGCTTTATCTCGGCGGTGGCGTTCGCGACCATCCTCGCGGTGGTGGCGGGCCTGGCGCTGTCCGGCGCGTCGGCGGTGTCGCATGATCTGTACGCCAACGTGTTCCGGCAAGGGCGCGCCAACGAGAAGGACGAGATCCGCGTCTCGAAGGCGGCCACCGTGGTGATCGGCCTGCTGGCCATGGTGCTGGGCGTGCTGTTCGAGAAGCAGAACATCGCCTTCCTGTCCGGACTGGTGCTGGCGATTGCCGCATCGGTCAATTTTCCGGTGCTGTTCCTGTCGATGTTCTGGAAGGGGCTGACCACGAAGGGCGCGGTGGCGGGCAGCGTCGCGGGGCTGGCGTCGGCCGTGGCGCTGCTGGTGCTCGGTCCTACGGTGTGGGTGGGGCTGCTGCATCATGACAAGCCCATCTTCCCGTATGCCAACCCGGCGCTGTTCTCGATGACGCTGGCGTTCGTGTGCGCGTGGCTGGTGTCGGTGCTCGACAAGTCGGCGCAGGCCGCGGCGGAACGTCGTCGCTTCGGCGCGCAGTTCGTGCGGTCGATGACGGGGATTGGGGCGGCGGGGGCGTCGCAGCATTGA
- the paaK gene encoding phenylacetate--CoA ligase PaaK: MVQRTPHPDELEPIERASRDELQALQLERLKWSVRHAYDNVPHYRKSFDAAGVHPDDLKSLSDLSKFPFLGKQDLRDNYPFGMFAVPREKVARVHASSGTTGKPTVVGYTARDIDTWASVVARSIRAAGGRAGDLVHVSYGYGLFTGGLGAHYGAEKAGCTVIPMSGGQTEKQVQLIREFQPDIIMVTPSYMLNLIEEMMRQGMDPAESSLKVGIFGAEPWTDAMRAEIEARAGIDAVDIYGLSEVMGPGVACECIESKDGPVIWEDHFYAEVIDPVTGEVLPDGEEGELVFTSLTKEALPVIRYRTRDLTRLLPPTSRSMRRIGKITGRSDDMLIIRGVNVFPSQIEELILKAPALAPQYQLVVTRDGHLDKLEVRVEARPQAGSLGSDDRAALERDLKDQIKTYVGVTTRVQVLDAEGIERTSVGKARRVLDMRPKITHEQPVGAI; this comes from the coding sequence ATGGTTCAACGCACCCCCCACCCCGACGAGCTGGAGCCGATCGAGCGCGCCAGCCGCGATGAACTGCAGGCGCTGCAACTGGAACGGCTCAAATGGAGCGTGCGCCATGCCTATGACAACGTGCCGCACTACCGCAAGTCGTTCGACGCGGCGGGCGTGCACCCGGACGACCTGAAGTCGCTGTCGGACCTGTCGAAGTTCCCGTTCCTGGGCAAGCAGGACCTGCGCGACAACTACCCGTTCGGCATGTTCGCCGTGCCGCGCGAGAAGGTGGCGCGCGTGCATGCGTCCAGCGGCACCACGGGCAAGCCCACCGTGGTGGGCTACACCGCGCGCGACATCGACACCTGGGCCAGTGTGGTGGCGCGTTCCATCCGCGCCGCGGGCGGCCGTGCCGGTGACCTGGTGCACGTGAGCTATGGCTACGGCCTGTTCACGGGCGGCCTGGGCGCGCACTATGGCGCCGAGAAGGCCGGCTGCACGGTGATCCCGATGTCGGGCGGACAGACCGAGAAGCAGGTGCAGCTTATCCGCGAGTTCCAGCCGGACATCATCATGGTGACGCCGTCGTACATGCTGAACCTGATCGAGGAGATGATGCGCCAGGGCATGGACCCGGCGGAAAGCTCGCTGAAGGTCGGCATCTTCGGCGCGGAGCCGTGGACCGACGCCATGCGCGCCGAGATCGAAGCGCGCGCCGGCATCGACGCGGTGGACATCTACGGCCTGTCGGAAGTCATGGGCCCGGGCGTGGCTTGCGAGTGCATCGAAAGCAAGGACGGACCGGTCATCTGGGAAGACCATTTCTACGCGGAGGTCATCGACCCGGTGACCGGCGAAGTGCTGCCCGACGGCGAGGAGGGCGAACTGGTGTTCACCTCGCTGACCAAGGAAGCGCTGCCGGTGATCCGCTACCGCACGCGCGACCTGACGCGCCTGCTGCCGCCGACATCGCGCTCGATGCGCCGCATCGGCAAGATCACCGGCCGTTCGGACGACATGCTGATCATCCGCGGCGTGAACGTGTTCCCGTCGCAGATCGAGGAACTGATCCTCAAGGCGCCCGCCCTGGCGCCGCAGTACCAGCTCGTGGTCACGCGCGACGGCCACCTCGACAAGCTCGAAGTGCGCGTCGAAGCGCGCCCGCAGGCGGGCAGCCTGGGCAGCGACGACCGCGCGGCGCTGGAACGCGACCTCAAGGACCAGATCAAGACCTATGTCGGCGTGACCACGCGCGTGCAGGTGCTGGATGCAGAGGGAATCGAGCGCACCAGCGTCGGCAAGGCGCGCCGCGTGCTCGACATGCGGCCCAAGATCACGCACGAGCAGCCGGTCGGGGCGATCTGA
- the paaN gene encoding phenylacetic acid degradation protein PaaN produces the protein MSHPFFTRHQALLDQATQAIAERGYWSPFPESPSPKAYGETANADGKAAFEARLNKPFALSQPGSIGQAGKEVSPYGLELGVTYPKPDLDQLFAGVAKGMPAWRKAGPEAWVGVSLEILHRLNRRSFEIAYAVMHTTGQAFMMAFQAGGPHAQDRGLEAVAYAWDEMRRIPKRAVWEKPQGKNEPLRMVKQYTVVPRGVGLVIGCCTFPTWNGYPGLFASLATGNAVVVKPHPGAIMPLAITVEVAREVLQEAGFDPNLVTLVANDPTERMASTLALRPEVRLIDFTGSTANGDWLERNAHQAQVYTEKAGVNQIVIDSTSDFKGMVRNIAFSLALYSGQMCTAPQNIYVPKDGIDTPEGRLSFDQVASAIGEAVGKLTGDASKAVELLGAIQNDGVVQRIEASRALGEIVIDSRALQHPEFPDARIHTPLVLKVDAGDEGKIMQELFGPISFVVATNDTAHSIDVAHRGVKEHGALTLSAYTTDDGVADAIRDAAEDAGVALSLNLTGGVFVNQSAAFSDFHATGANPAANASLSDAAFVANRFRVVQSRSHI, from the coding sequence GTGTCCCATCCGTTTTTCACGCGTCACCAGGCCCTGCTGGACCAGGCCACCCAGGCCATCGCCGAGCGCGGCTACTGGAGCCCGTTCCCCGAATCGCCCAGCCCCAAGGCTTACGGCGAAACCGCCAACGCCGACGGCAAGGCCGCATTCGAGGCGCGGCTGAACAAGCCTTTCGCGCTGTCGCAACCGGGCTCCATCGGGCAGGCCGGCAAGGAAGTCTCGCCATACGGCCTGGAACTCGGCGTTACCTATCCGAAGCCTGACCTCGACCAGCTCTTCGCGGGCGTGGCCAAAGGCATGCCTGCCTGGCGCAAGGCCGGGCCGGAGGCCTGGGTCGGTGTGTCGCTGGAGATCCTGCACCGCCTGAACCGCCGCAGCTTCGAGATCGCCTACGCGGTCATGCACACCACCGGCCAGGCCTTCATGATGGCGTTCCAGGCGGGCGGCCCGCACGCGCAGGACCGCGGCCTGGAAGCCGTGGCCTATGCGTGGGACGAGATGCGCCGCATCCCGAAGCGTGCGGTCTGGGAAAAGCCGCAGGGCAAGAACGAGCCGCTGCGCATGGTGAAGCAATACACCGTGGTGCCGCGCGGGGTGGGCCTGGTGATCGGCTGCTGCACGTTCCCGACCTGGAACGGCTATCCCGGCCTGTTCGCGAGCCTGGCGACCGGCAACGCCGTGGTGGTCAAGCCGCATCCGGGCGCGATCATGCCGCTGGCGATCACCGTGGAGGTGGCGCGTGAAGTGCTGCAGGAAGCGGGTTTCGATCCGAACCTCGTCACGCTGGTGGCCAACGACCCGACCGAGCGCATGGCGTCGACGCTGGCGCTGCGCCCGGAAGTCCGCCTGATCGATTTCACCGGCAGCACCGCCAACGGCGACTGGCTGGAGCGCAATGCGCACCAGGCGCAGGTGTATACCGAGAAAGCCGGCGTGAATCAGATCGTCATCGACTCCACCAGCGACTTCAAGGGCATGGTGCGCAATATCGCGTTCTCGCTGGCACTGTACTCGGGCCAGATGTGCACCGCGCCACAGAACATCTATGTGCCCAAGGATGGCATCGACACGCCGGAAGGGCGCCTGAGCTTCGACCAGGTTGCCAGCGCCATCGGCGAAGCCGTGGGCAAGCTCACGGGCGATGCCAGCAAGGCGGTGGAACTGCTCGGTGCCATCCAGAACGACGGTGTGGTGCAACGCATCGAAGCGTCGCGCGCGCTGGGCGAGATCGTCATCGACAGCCGCGCGCTGCAGCATCCGGAATTCCCGGACGCCCGCATCCATACGCCATTGGTGCTGAAGGTCGACGCGGGTGATGAAGGCAAGATCATGCAGGAGCTGTTCGGGCCGATCTCGTTCGTGGTGGCCACCAATGACACCGCGCACAGCATTGACGTGGCGCACCGCGGCGTGAAAGAGCATGGCGCGCTGACGCTGTCCGCCTACACCACCGACGACGGCGTGGCCGATGCCATCCGCGATGCGGCGGAAGACGCCGGCGTAGCGCTGTCGTTGAACCTGACCGGTGGCGTGTTCGTCAACCAGTCGGCGGCGTTCAGCGACTTCCACGCCACCGGCGCCAATCCCGCGGCCAATGCGTCGCTGTCCGACGCGGCATTTGTTGCCAATCGCTTCCGCGTGGTGCAGAGCCGCTCGCATATCTGA
- a CDS encoding DUF485 domain-containing protein yields MDAQQLETLQQHPDFIRLASRRARLGWSLTVVMLTIYFGFILLLAFVPATLGTPLGGGVTTLGIPVGVGIIVAAIVLTAVYVRQANTELDPINERLRKECEA; encoded by the coding sequence ATGGACGCGCAACAACTGGAGACCCTCCAGCAGCACCCCGATTTCATCCGGCTGGCCAGCAGGCGGGCACGCCTGGGCTGGTCGCTCACCGTGGTGATGCTGACCATCTATTTCGGCTTCATCCTGCTGCTGGCCTTTGTGCCGGCGACGCTCGGCACGCCGCTCGGCGGAGGAGTGACGACGCTCGGCATCCCGGTCGGCGTAGGCATCATCGTGGCGGCCATCGTGCTGACCGCGGTCTATGTACGCCAGGCCAACACCGAACTCGATCCGATCAACGAGCGCTTGCGCAAGGAGTGCGAAGCATGA
- a CDS encoding CoA transferase: protein MLSNALDGLTVIDFTQIGAGPTCTMLLADMGAKVIKVEPPAGELGRGLGPGWIGGDSALFHGFNRNKLGVALDLKSVDGVAVARRLVAGADIVVESMRPGVMARLGLGYAELSADHPSLVYCSISAYGQEGPYAGHAGVDGIIQADSGLMSLIGVPGGEPCKVQAPVVDVMTGYVACVGVLARLAQRARDGQGGHLDVNLLNAALALQQSSITSYFADGELPVRAGSAAPYSAPNQAFETADGWIMVAAYMPVRWQRLCEALGVPALADDPRFATSPLRVANRADMVRELTRVFVTRGTDAWLAELQAADILCSRVATYDDVARHPQVAANRMVRHVAHPVLGDIRMPGFPINSAQENAQPARPAPVCGQDTRAVLRAAGYSSEEIDSLLARQAIHCADVPAMATPSRPEATNHPCAANCASNHVRNVAMLGLSRRSAGVSR from the coding sequence ATGCTGAGCAACGCACTGGACGGCCTGACCGTCATCGATTTCACCCAGATCGGCGCCGGCCCCACCTGCACCATGCTGCTGGCGGACATGGGTGCGAAGGTCATCAAGGTCGAGCCGCCGGCCGGCGAACTCGGCCGCGGCCTCGGGCCCGGCTGGATCGGCGGCGACAGCGCCCTGTTCCACGGCTTCAACCGCAACAAGCTCGGCGTAGCGCTGGACCTCAAGTCCGTAGACGGTGTGGCGGTCGCGAGGCGCCTGGTGGCCGGCGCCGACATCGTCGTGGAAAGCATGCGGCCGGGTGTGATGGCGCGGCTGGGGTTGGGCTATGCGGAGCTGTCGGCCGATCATCCGTCGCTGGTCTACTGCTCGATTTCCGCATACGGGCAGGAAGGGCCGTATGCCGGCCATGCCGGCGTGGATGGCATCATCCAGGCGGACTCGGGCCTGATGAGCCTGATCGGCGTGCCGGGTGGCGAGCCATGCAAGGTGCAGGCACCCGTGGTCGATGTCATGACCGGCTATGTCGCATGTGTCGGCGTGCTGGCACGGCTCGCGCAGCGCGCCCGCGACGGGCAAGGGGGACACCTCGACGTCAACCTGCTCAACGCCGCGCTGGCGCTGCAGCAATCGTCGATCACGAGCTATTTCGCCGACGGCGAACTGCCGGTACGCGCAGGCAGCGCCGCGCCCTACTCCGCGCCGAACCAGGCGTTCGAGACCGCCGATGGCTGGATCATGGTCGCGGCATACATGCCCGTCCGCTGGCAACGCCTGTGCGAAGCGCTCGGCGTGCCCGCGCTGGCGGACGACCCGCGCTTTGCGACGTCGCCACTGCGCGTGGCCAACCGTGCCGACATGGTGAGGGAACTGACCCGCGTCTTCGTGACGCGCGGCACCGATGCCTGGCTGGCGGAACTGCAGGCCGCCGACATCCTGTGCTCTCGCGTGGCGACTTATGACGATGTCGCGCGGCATCCGCAGGTCGCCGCGAACCGCATGGTGCGCCACGTAGCGCATCCTGTGCTCGGAGACATCCGCATGCCCGGCTTTCCGATCAACAGCGCGCAGGAGAACGCGCAGCCGGCGCGGCCCGCGCCCGTTTGCGGGCAGGACACGCGCGCGGTGCTGCGCGCGGCCGGCTACAGCAGCGAGGAGATCGACAGCCTCCTGGCGCGGCAGGCCATCCACTGCGCGGATGTGCCTGCCATGGCAACGCCGTCACGGCCGGAAGCCACCAATCATCCCTGTGCCGCGAACTGCGCCAGCAACCACGTGCGAAACGTCGCCATGCTGGGACTTTCGCGGCGGTCCGCCGGGGTCAGCAGGTAG